In a single window of the Elaeis guineensis isolate ETL-2024a chromosome 8, EG11, whole genome shotgun sequence genome:
- the LOC105050208 gene encoding polygalacturonase inhibitor, producing the protein MACRLTLPSFLTLFLFLLLSSTPRPVSSARCNKDDKKALLAVKAAFNNAYHFASWTNDTGCCDWYDVDCDLKTGRVIGLSLFQDDFPGTIPDAVGDLPYLQNLVFHHLPNLVGSIPPALTKLKNLKYLDISWTNVSGPVPAFLSEITSLVQLDLSFNRLSGSIPASLGDLSNLSAIDISRNHLTGPLPSTLFHGSSQGPYLRLSHNNLSGEIPPAFGKVGFEVIDLSRNRFTGDASILFGRSKPAQQIDLSRNHFAFDLTNVEFPEGLDSVDLNHNEIYGSIPNQITKLANLQFFNVSYNRLCGEIPVGGNMGRFDEYCYLHNKCLCGTPLPACK; encoded by the coding sequence ATGGCTTGTAGACTTACCCTCCCTTCTTTCCtcactctcttcctcttccttctgCTGTCCTCCACCCCTCGCCCAGTCTCCTCCGCCCGCTGCAACAAAGACGACAAGAAGGCCCTGCTCGCCGTCAAGGCCGCCTTCAATAACGCCTACCATTTCGCCTCCTGGACGAACGACACCGGCTGCTGCGACTGGTACGACGTCGACTGCGACCTCAAGACCGGCCGCGTCATCGGCCTCTCCCTCTTCCAGGACGACTTCCCCGGCACCATCCCCGACGCCGTCGGAGATCTCCCTTACCTCCAGAACCTCGTCTTCCACCACCTCCCCAACCTCGTCGGCTCCATCCCTCCAGCTCTCACCAAGCTTAAAAACCTCAAGTACCTTGACATCAGCTGGACCAACGTCTCCGGCCCCGTCCCCGCCTTCCTCTCCGAGATCACCTCCCTCGTTCAACTCGACCTCTCCTTCAACCGGCTCTCCGGCTCCATCCCGGCCTCCCTCGGCGACCTCTCCAATCTATCCGCCATCGACATTAGCCGCAACCACCTCACCGGGCCCCTCCCATCCACGCTCTTCCACGGATCCTCGCAGGGGCCATATCTCCGTCTCTCTCACAACAATCTAAGCGGCGAGATCCCGCCGGCTTTCGGGAAGGTGGGTTTCGAGGTCATAGACTTGTCGCGGAACCGGTTCACCGGGGACGCCTCGATCCTCTTCGGCCGGTCCAAGCCCGCACAGCAGATCGATTTGTCGAGGAACCACTTCGCGTTCGATCTGACGAACGTGGAGTTCCCCGAGGGCTTGGACTCCGTGGACTTGAACCATAACGAGATCTATGGGAGCATTCCGAACCAGATAACGAAGTTGGCGAACCTCCAGTTCTTCAACGTGAGTTATAACAGGTTGTGCGGCGAAATCCCGGTTGGAGGAAATATGGGGCGGTTCGACGAGTACTGCTACCTCCACAACAAGTGCCTCTGCGGAACGCCGCTCCCGGCTTGCAAGTGA